DNA sequence from the Leptospira perdikensis genome:
CTATCCACTCATTAAATTCAAAAAAACCAACCAAGGTACTTGTTTTAATCAAAAACCAAACGTTTCCATGTTACACACCACAACTGGTGGTAAGGTAAGTAAGGTTTCTAAAGAACGTGTGGAACTCACTTCTCCTAACGGAGAAAAAGAAACACATGAACTTTTCCACTCGGAAGAAGTACAATATATCTCCGTTGTGAAAGAAGGCCAAGACTTAGGAATTGGTGCACCGGTTGCCGGACAAATCATCAAAGGTGAAAAATACGGTGACTTTGGTCAAATCCTCCAAAAGGGAACCGTTCTTGCTAACGGACCTTCCACTGATGCTGGTTACTTGGCGCTTGGTAGAAACGTACTCGTTGCATTTATGCCTTGGGAAGGTTACAACTTTGAGGATGCGATTCTCATTTCAGAACGAATCATCAAAGACGATGTTTTCTCTTCTATCCACATTGAAGAATTCGAAATCCAAGCTCGGGAAACCAAACTAGGACAAGAACAAATCACTCGTGACATTCCAAACCTTTCGGACAAAGCATTCCGTGATTTGGATGAGTCTGGTGTGATCCGTGTGGGTGCTGAAGTAAAACCAGGTGACATCCTGGTTGGTATGGTGACTCCAAAAGGAGAAACCGACCTCACTCCTGAATACAAACTTTTACACTCCATTTTTGGAGAGAAGGCAAAAGAAGTAAGAGATTCCTCTCTTCGTATGCCAAACGGTTTTGAAGGAACTGTGATCGATATCAAACGTTATTCCCGTGAAACTGGCGACGAACTCGCTGCTGGCGTGGAAGAAATGGTAAAAGTCTATGTGGCTCGTAAACGTAAACTCCTAGTGGGTGATAAGATGGCGGGTCGTCACGGAAACAAAGGGGTCGTAGCACGTGTGATGGCACAAGAAGATATGCCATACATGGAAGACGGATCTCCTGTTGATATCGTACTCAACCCACTTGGTGTTCCTTCAAGGATGAACCTCGGTCAGATCTTTGAAACACAACTTGGATTTGCAGCGAAAAAACTCGGGATCAATTTTGAAACGCCTGTGTTTGACGGAGCATCTGAAGGTGACGTTCACGATTTCTGCAAAAAAGCAGGATTACCGGAAAACAGCAAATTTCAGTTATACGACGGAAGAACGGGAGAAAAATTCATCAACCAAGTATTCTGCGGATACATTTATATGTTGAAACTGGCTCACTTGGTGGATGACAAAATCCACGCAAGATCCACTGGACCTTACTCACTCGTAACACAACAACCACTTGGTGGTAAAGCGCAGTTCGGGGGACAAAGGTTAGGGGAGATGGAAGTTTGGGCTCTTGAAGCTTATGGTGCATCACACACCTTACAAGAGTTACTTACCATCAAGTCAGATGACATGCTTGGACGTGCCAGAATTTACGAAGCAATTGTGAAAGGAATTCACTCAATCAAACCGGGTATTCCTGAATCATTTAACGTTCTTGTTCAGGAACTCCGAGGTCTCGCACTTGATATCATTATCAAAGACTCCGAAGGATTGGAAGTGGATATCTCTGATTACGAAGATGAATTCTCGAAAAACAAAAAGAAAATCAAATTCGAGACCATTGAAAACGTTTAGGGAAGGGAAAAAGTATGAGAAATTACAATAGTTTTGAATCGATTACGATCCGTTTGGCATCACCCGAGCGGATCAAAGAGTGGTCTTTCGGGGAAGTCAAAAAACCGGAAACGATCAACTACCGTACCCTAAAACCGGAACGAGATGGTCTTTTCTGTGAAAAAATCTTCGGAACCACTAAGGATTGGGAATGTTACTGCGGTAAATTCAAATCCATCCGTTATAAGGGAGTGGTTTGCGACAAATGCGGGGTTGAGGTAACTCACTCCAAAGTTCGTCGTGAGAGAATGGGCCATATTGAACTTGCGGCTCCAGTATCACACATTTGGTATTACCGTTCTGTTCCATCTCGTATGGGACTACTTCTTGATATGACCATCAACCAACTCAAAAGTGTTCTTTACTTTGAGAAGTATGTGATCATTGACCCTGCTGATTCCGGAAGGAACAGAGGGGAACTCATCGATGAAGATGAATACCATAATTATTTAGATGAATACGGTGATAAATTTATCGCAGGTATCGGTGGGGACGCCATCAAAGAACTTCTCGCACGTATCGACGTAGATGCAGAAGCTCGTGTGATCCGCCAAAAGATCCAAGATAAAAACAAAATCTCCGACAAACGTATTTTTAAACGCTTAGAAGTTTTGGAAGCTTTCCGTGATTCTGGAAACCGTCCTGAATGGATGGTTTTAGATGTAGTTCCGGTCATTCCACCAGAACTTCGTCCGATGGTTCAATTAGAGGGGGGACGTTTTGCAACTTCCGACCTTAACGATTTGTATCGTCGTGTGATCAACAGAAACAACCGACTCAAACGTCTTCTTGCTTTGAAAGCTCCTGAAATCATTGTACGAAACGAAAAACGTATGTTACAAGAAGCAGTAGATGCTCTTTTTGATAATAGCCGTCGCAAACGTACTGTAAAAGGAAAAGGAAATAGACCTTTAAAATCTATCTCCGACATGCTCAAAGGAAAACAGGGCCGGTTCCGCCAAAACCTACTCGGGAAACGTGTGGATTACTCTGGTCGTTCCGTAATCGTAGTTGGTCCTGAGCTTAAATACCACCAAATGGGTCTTCCTAAAAAAATGGCTTTGGAACTTTTTAAGCCGTTCATTATGAAACGCCTTGTGGATTTGGAACTAGCACCAAATATCAAATCTGCGAAGAAAAAAATCGAAGCAGAAGACAAAGAAGTTTTTGATGTTTTGGAAACTGTAGTTAAAGAACATCCAGTACTCCTCAACCGTGCTCCAACTCTCCATAGACTAGGGATCCAAGCATTTTTACCTGTTCTTGTAGAAGGAAAGGCAATCAAACTCCATCCACTCGTTTGTCACGCGTTCAACGCCGACTTTGACGGGGACCAAATGGCAATCCACGTTCCGCTGGCTCCTAAAGCACAGTTAGAAACTTGGATGCTCATGTTATCACCGCATAACATTCTAAACCCTGCCAATGGACAACCGATTTGTGGACCAACACAAGATATCGTACTTGGAATTTATTACCTCACTTCTGAAGTAAAAGACGCTAAAGGTGAAGGAAAATTTTTCACTGGTCTTGAAGAAGTAATGTATGCGATTGAAACAAAAACTGTTGAAATTCGCTCCAAAATTTCTGTTTTACACGAAGGGAAAATCATCGAAACCACACCTGGAAGACTTATCTTCAACCAAGTGATGCCAAAAGGGTATGTTTATATCAACAGAACCCTCGGTGATAAAGAAACAAACAAAATCATTGCAGACGTATACGAGAAGTTTGGGCCAGGAATCACTGTTGTGATGCTTGATGAAATCAAACGACTTGGTTACCGTTACGCGACTGTATTTGCTCCTACAATCTCGATTGATGACATCCGAGTTTCTCCTCAAAAAGAGGGACTTGTAACGGATGCCAACAAAGAAGTTGAAAAAGCGGATATGGAGTATCGTAAAGGTATCATTACCAACGAAGAACGTCGTAAAAAAGTAATCGAGATTTGGACCAAAACCAATGACCGAATTACTGAAGGTATGTTTAAGGAACTCGAAAAAGACCAAGCTGGATTCAATCCGGTTTACGTCATGGCAGCTTCGGGTGCTCGTGGTTCCAAACAACAGATTCGTCAGCTCGCCGGGATGCGGGGTCTTATGGCGAAACCGTCTGGAGAAATCATCGAACTTGCGATTCGTTCTAACTTCCGTGAAGGTTTAGGGGTTCTAGAATTTTTTATCTCTACACATGGTGCGAGAAAGGGTCTTGCGGATACAGCGTTAAAAACTGCCGATGCCGGTTACCTCACTCGTCGTCTCGTGGATATCTCTCAGGACGTAATTGTTTCTGAAGATGATTGTGGAACTAAGTTAAACATCACTCTTGGAATCGTAAAAGAAGGGGAGAACGTAATTGTATCTCTTGCGGACAGAGTGTTCGGTCGTTATACGGCTGAAGATTTAGTGGATCCAGTTTCTGAGAAAGTGGTATTCCCGAAAGACACACTCATTACAAGAGCGCTTGGTCAACAGATTGAAAACCTTGGTTATGATAAAATCAAAGTAAGATCTCCACTCACTTGTAGATCTCGTCATGGAATTTGTACAAAATGTTACGGTATGGACATGGCTCGCCTTGTTCCAGCGGAGATTGGGGAAGCAGTGGGAACCATTGCAGCTCAGTCGATCGGACAACCGGGAACACAGCTTACGATGAGAACTTTCCACGTGGGTGGTGCGGCTTCTGCTACCATTCAAGAAAAAGAACATAAAGTTCCATATCGTTCCATAGTAAAATCAGTTAACGGTCGTCTTGTGACTAACGCAAACTCTGCAAAAGTATTTGCTCGTCGCGGAACCATCATCGTCAACCGACTCATCCAAGAATTCAATACCGATACACTATCCAGTGTGCGTGTGGTTGAAGGTCAAAGATTAGAAAAAGGGGAAGTATTTGCGACCCAAGTTGGTGAATCGACAGAACAACGAATCACTTCTGACCAAGCAGGAACCGTTTCTCTTGTGGGAACAACTCTCCGCATTTTGGGGGATGACTTTGTCATTCCAGTGAAAATCGGAACCATCCTTCGTGCAGAAGAAGGCCAAATCGTAGAAGAAAACAAGGCACTAGCTGAATTTGACCCTTATAACGAAGTGGCTGTTTCTGAAACTGCAGGAACAATTCAATGGGAAGATTTAGAAATCGGTAAAAACGTTCGTCGTGATGTGGATCCAAAAACTTCTAATATCATCTTAAAAGTGGTAGAACAGAAAAAGGATCGTCTCGTTCCGAAGGTTCTAGTTGGATCAGATGGATACTCTGTTCCTGTGGACGCTCTTCTTCAATTCCAAAATGGAGACAAAGTAAGAGAAGGGGATGTGATCTTCAAGATTCCATCAGTCGCAGAAAAAACACGAGATATCACCGGTGGTCTTCCAAGGGTTGATGAACTTTTCGAAGCTCGTCGTCCGAAAGATGCCTGCACACTTGCAGAAATCGACGGTAAAATCGAAGACAAAGGTGAAATCGTTAAAGAAAAACGAATTCTATACATCATTCCTGAAACAGCGGAACAAGAAAAAGTAAAAGTAGCAATTCCAATCGGAAAACAAATCCGTGTTCGCCAAGGTGACTTTGTGAAACGTGGAGATCAGTTGGATGAAGGAAATTTTGATCCGCATGATATCCTTGCGATCAAAGGACCAAATGCTCTTCACGAATACCTAGTTTCGGAAGTTCAGGAAGTTTACCGCTTACAAGGGGTTCATATCAACGATAAACACATCGAAGTTGTGGTTCGCCAAATGCTTCGTAAGGTGATCATCACTGATAGTGGGGACACATCTTTTGTGAACCAACAACAAGTGGATAAATTCCTCTTTGATGAAGAAAATGATCGAGTGGAAAAAGAAGGGGGATCTCCAGCACAAGGAACTCCAGTTCTTTTGGGATTAACAAAAGCATCCCTAAACACCGAGTCTTATTTCTCAGCAGCATCGTTCCAAGAAACAACTAAGGTTCTAACGGATGCTGCCATCAAAGGAAAAACAGACAACCTAATGGGTCTGAAAGAAAACGTAATCATTGGTCACATGATTCCTGCGGGAACGGGTATGAAAAAATACCGTGACATCGAAGTTTTCAAGGAACTACCTGGAGACTTAGATTGGGATCTGGAATCAGAAGAAGAGGAAGAAGAAGTTTCCGAACTTTCGGAAGCGGCTCCGGTTTCTACTGCCACACTCTCTAGACTTGTTGCCGAAGAGGACGAGGATGAAGATGAGTTGGAAGAAGAATCTGATGATTCGGACGATGAGGACGACGACGATTAGACCAAAACTTTGTCCTTAGAGACTTTTCGAGAGTTTCTGGGGACAAAATCATGTTTTCGTTTACAAAATGTCCCTATCTGGAATTTTGGACGAAAACGTCATTATTTTTTTAAAGACAGAGAAGTAGAAGAAGGAATCGAATGCCTACAATTAACCAGCTCATCCGTATTGGAAGAGAAGACCAAAAGAAAAGAACTAAATCTCCTGCCCTTAAAGCATGCCCACAAAGACGTGGAGTTTGCACTAGGGTAATGACCTTTACTCCTAAAAAACCGAACTCAGCTCTTCGTAAAGTAGCAAGGGTTCGCCTCACTACTGGAATTGAAGTCACTGCTTACATTCCTGGTGAAGGTCACAACCTCCAAGAACACAACGTGGTTCTCATCCGTGGGGGAAGGGTAAAAGACTTACCAGGGGTTCGTTATCATATCATTCGTGGAACACTGGATACACTCGGTGTAGACAAACGTCGTAAAGGACGTTCAAAATACGGCGCTAAGCGTCCTAAAGCGTAATCGGAGAAAGGTATATGTCTAGAAGAAGAGGAAAAGTTGAACCGCGCCACATCGAAGGCGATCCTAAATACAATGACAAAGTGATTTCTAAGTTTATCAACTGCCTAATGGTAGATGGTAAAAAAAGTGTCGCTGAAGCCGTGTTCTACGATGCTTTAGAAGTAATTGCTAAAAAAACAGGACAAGATCCGTTTGCTGTTTTCCAAGAAGCTTTAGAAAATGCAAAACCACAAGTGGAAGTAAAATCTCGCCGAGTGGGTGGGGTGACTTACCAAGTTCCTATTGAAGTTCGACCAGAAAGAAGACTTGCACTAGGAATCCGATGGCTCATCAAATATAGCCGTGGTAGAAACGAAAAATCAATGAAAAACAAATTGGCTGCAGAATTCATAGAAGCGCAAAAAGGCACAGGATCTGCGATCAAGAAAAAAGAAGACATCAGAAAGATGGCAGACGCCAACAAGGCTTTCTCCCACTACCGCTGGTAGTTTTTTCCATTCGATTCCAAACATTGATAAGCCAGGTGAACCACCTGGCTTTTTTATTTTAACGTATAAAAAACATGAAATACCGAACTGTTGGAATTTTTGCACATATTGATTCGGGGAAAACCACTCTTACCGAAAGAATTTTGTTTGAAGCAGGCAAAATTTCGGCAGTTGGTTCCATCGAAGATGGGAACACAGAATCGGATAGTTTGCAGGAAGAAATTGAGCGGGGAATTTCCATTCGGACGACTTTTCATTCCTTTCCTTGGAAAACTACATTTGGTGAGTTTCAAATCCAACTCGTAGACACGCCGGGCCATATTGATTTTCGAAACCAAGTGACTGATCTTTTGGCTGCCATGGAAACGGCGATTGTCGTTCTGGAAGCGGGCACTGGGGTCCAATCGCAAGCGAGGCTTGTGATTGAAGAACTCAGGAAAG
Encoded proteins:
- the rpsL gene encoding 30S ribosomal protein S12, which translates into the protein MPTINQLIRIGREDQKKRTKSPALKACPQRRGVCTRVMTFTPKKPNSALRKVARVRLTTGIEVTAYIPGEGHNLQEHNVVLIRGGRVKDLPGVRYHIIRGTLDTLGVDKRRKGRSKYGAKRPKA
- the rpoC gene encoding DNA-directed RNA polymerase subunit beta', coding for MRNYNSFESITIRLASPERIKEWSFGEVKKPETINYRTLKPERDGLFCEKIFGTTKDWECYCGKFKSIRYKGVVCDKCGVEVTHSKVRRERMGHIELAAPVSHIWYYRSVPSRMGLLLDMTINQLKSVLYFEKYVIIDPADSGRNRGELIDEDEYHNYLDEYGDKFIAGIGGDAIKELLARIDVDAEARVIRQKIQDKNKISDKRIFKRLEVLEAFRDSGNRPEWMVLDVVPVIPPELRPMVQLEGGRFATSDLNDLYRRVINRNNRLKRLLALKAPEIIVRNEKRMLQEAVDALFDNSRRKRTVKGKGNRPLKSISDMLKGKQGRFRQNLLGKRVDYSGRSVIVVGPELKYHQMGLPKKMALELFKPFIMKRLVDLELAPNIKSAKKKIEAEDKEVFDVLETVVKEHPVLLNRAPTLHRLGIQAFLPVLVEGKAIKLHPLVCHAFNADFDGDQMAIHVPLAPKAQLETWMLMLSPHNILNPANGQPICGPTQDIVLGIYYLTSEVKDAKGEGKFFTGLEEVMYAIETKTVEIRSKISVLHEGKIIETTPGRLIFNQVMPKGYVYINRTLGDKETNKIIADVYEKFGPGITVVMLDEIKRLGYRYATVFAPTISIDDIRVSPQKEGLVTDANKEVEKADMEYRKGIITNEERRKKVIEIWTKTNDRITEGMFKELEKDQAGFNPVYVMAASGARGSKQQIRQLAGMRGLMAKPSGEIIELAIRSNFREGLGVLEFFISTHGARKGLADTALKTADAGYLTRRLVDISQDVIVSEDDCGTKLNITLGIVKEGENVIVSLADRVFGRYTAEDLVDPVSEKVVFPKDTLITRALGQQIENLGYDKIKVRSPLTCRSRHGICTKCYGMDMARLVPAEIGEAVGTIAAQSIGQPGTQLTMRTFHVGGAASATIQEKEHKVPYRSIVKSVNGRLVTNANSAKVFARRGTIIVNRLIQEFNTDTLSSVRVVEGQRLEKGEVFATQVGESTEQRITSDQAGTVSLVGTTLRILGDDFVIPVKIGTILRAEEGQIVEENKALAEFDPYNEVAVSETAGTIQWEDLEIGKNVRRDVDPKTSNIILKVVEQKKDRLVPKVLVGSDGYSVPVDALLQFQNGDKVREGDVIFKIPSVAEKTRDITGGLPRVDELFEARRPKDACTLAEIDGKIEDKGEIVKEKRILYIIPETAEQEKVKVAIPIGKQIRVRQGDFVKRGDQLDEGNFDPHDILAIKGPNALHEYLVSEVQEVYRLQGVHINDKHIEVVVRQMLRKVIITDSGDTSFVNQQQVDKFLFDEENDRVEKEGGSPAQGTPVLLGLTKASLNTESYFSAASFQETTKVLTDAAIKGKTDNLMGLKENVIIGHMIPAGTGMKKYRDIEVFKELPGDLDWDLESEEEEEEVSELSEAAPVSTATLSRLVAEEDEDEDELEEESDDSDDEDDDD
- the rpsG gene encoding 30S ribosomal protein S7; its protein translation is MSRRRGKVEPRHIEGDPKYNDKVISKFINCLMVDGKKSVAEAVFYDALEVIAKKTGQDPFAVFQEALENAKPQVEVKSRRVGGVTYQVPIEVRPERRLALGIRWLIKYSRGRNEKSMKNKLAAEFIEAQKGTGSAIKKKEDIRKMADANKAFSHYRW